Proteins from one Oscillospiraceae bacterium genomic window:
- the nifJ gene encoding pyruvate:ferredoxin (flavodoxin) oxidoreductase: protein MSRKKISMDGNTAAAHVSYAFTEVASIYPITPSSVMAELTDSWSATGLKNIFGEKVRVMEMQSEAGAAGTVHGSLAAGALTTTYTASQGLLLMIPNMYKIAGELLPNVIHVSARCVASHALNIFGDHSDVYACRQTGYAMLAESNPQEVMDLGAVAHLSTIKSRVPFINFFDGFRTSHEIQKIEVWDYNELEEMIDKDAVRAFRARALNPEHPILRGSAENGDIFFQHREACNKYYQALPAIVEDYMNQVNKRIGTDYKLFNYYGAPDADRVIIAMGSICDVAEEVIDYMLAAGEKVGLVKVRLYRPFVSEKLFEAIPKTAKKIAVLDRTKEPGAIGEPLFLDVVAALNACGSDVKICGGRYGLGSKDTPPSSIFSVFENLKSEKPKTNFTIGIVDDVTGLSLEEKPSPDTSAKSTISCKFWGLGGDGTVGANKNSIKIIGDHTEKFIQAYFQYDSKKTGGVTISHLRFGDKPIKSSYYITKANFVACHNPSYIIKGYKIVNDVKPGGTFLLNCQWTPEEIEKHMPAEAKRYIANNDVKFYIVNAIDKAREIGMGKRTNTILQSAFFALANVMPIKEAIDYMKYAAKKSYLKKGEAIVEMNYKAIDAGVDAIVKVDIPEAWKTIAIDKCVDNVEGNRPELVKFVKNIVIPVSKMNGDSLPVSAFIDHVDGTFPQGAAAYEKRGVAVDVPEWIPENCIQCNQCSYVCPHATIRPFAMDANEAANAPASTKFTAKMIGKGCENYKFSIAISPLDCMGCGLCVNICPTKPEKRALKMVSQESQADQQTAFDYAVAKVAKKELPFAETTVKGSQFNQPLLEFSGSCAGCAETSYARLITQLFGERMYISNATGCSSIWGGSAPATPYTVNRESGKGPAWANSLFEDNAEHGLGIYLGQKTIREKLIGYVKELEAKYEDEGMKAILRKFLDTADNGKENEGATKALVSMLQENVCKNECDCCTLEKKILDEKDYLSKKSVWIFGGDGWAYDIGYGGLDHVIASGENVNIMIFDTEVYSNTGGQASKASQIGQVAQFAAAGKSIGKKDLAQIAMSYGYVYVAQIAMGADMNQTIKALAEAEAYPGPSIVIGYSPCEMHGIKGGMNNCQSEMKRAVEAGYWQLFRFNPSLKAEGKSPFTLDSKEPTGSYIDFIESETRYSRLQQAFPERATELFSKAEANSKAKYERLTKLAELYK from the coding sequence ATGTCTAGAAAAAAGATATCGATGGACGGCAATACGGCCGCGGCGCACGTAAGCTACGCCTTTACCGAAGTTGCTTCCATATATCCGATCACACCTTCGAGCGTCATGGCTGAGCTGACCGACTCATGGTCCGCCACCGGGCTCAAAAATATTTTCGGAGAAAAAGTCAGAGTCATGGAGATGCAGTCCGAAGCCGGCGCCGCGGGAACCGTACACGGCAGCCTTGCAGCCGGCGCGCTAACCACGACCTATACCGCTTCTCAGGGTCTGCTTCTTATGATCCCCAATATGTATAAGATAGCCGGCGAGCTTCTTCCGAACGTAATTCACGTTTCAGCAAGATGCGTTGCCTCTCATGCGCTTAATATATTTGGCGACCATTCAGACGTTTACGCATGCCGTCAGACGGGTTATGCAATGCTTGCGGAATCAAATCCGCAGGAAGTTATGGATCTCGGCGCTGTCGCGCACCTTTCCACTATCAAAAGCAGAGTTCCGTTCATCAACTTCTTCGACGGATTCCGTACATCTCACGAAATCCAGAAAATCGAAGTTTGGGATTATAACGAGCTTGAAGAAATGATAGATAAGGATGCGGTCCGCGCTTTCCGTGCGCGAGCTCTTAACCCGGAGCATCCGATTCTCCGCGGCTCCGCCGAAAACGGAGATATCTTCTTCCAGCACCGTGAAGCATGCAATAAATATTATCAGGCTCTTCCCGCAATAGTGGAAGATTATATGAATCAGGTAAATAAACGCATCGGCACAGATTATAAGCTCTTCAACTATTACGGCGCTCCGGATGCCGACAGAGTTATCATCGCTATGGGCAGCATATGTGACGTCGCCGAAGAGGTGATCGACTATATGCTCGCTGCCGGCGAAAAGGTCGGCCTTGTAAAAGTCCGTCTATACCGTCCGTTTGTCTCGGAAAAGCTCTTTGAGGCTATTCCGAAGACCGCGAAGAAGATCGCCGTTCTTGACAGAACCAAAGAACCGGGCGCAATCGGCGAACCGCTCTTTCTTGATGTTGTCGCGGCTCTCAACGCCTGCGGCAGCGATGTAAAAATTTGCGGAGGACGTTATGGACTTGGCTCAAAGGATACTCCTCCCTCCAGCATATTCTCTGTTTTTGAAAATCTCAAGTCCGAAAAGCCGAAAACAAACTTCACAATCGGAATCGTAGACGACGTCACCGGTCTTTCTCTCGAGGAAAAGCCCTCGCCTGACACAAGCGCGAAGAGCACGATATCCTGTAAGTTCTGGGGGCTTGGCGGAGACGGAACCGTCGGCGCAAACAAGAACTCAATAAAAATCATCGGCGATCATACCGAAAAATTCATACAGGCTTATTTCCAGTATGACTCCAAAAAGACGGGCGGCGTGACGATCTCTCACCTGAGATTCGGAGACAAGCCCATTAAAAGCTCTTACTATATCACAAAGGCCAATTTCGTCGCATGCCATAATCCCTCCTATATAATTAAGGGATATAAGATTGTCAACGATGTAAAGCCCGGCGGCACATTCCTGCTCAACTGCCAGTGGACACCTGAGGAGATTGAAAAGCATATGCCCGCTGAAGCAAAGCGCTATATCGCGAATAACGACGTAAAATTCTATATCGTCAACGCAATTGATAAAGCACGTGAAATCGGAATGGGCAAACGCACAAACACGATTCTTCAGTCAGCTTTCTTCGCACTCGCAAATGTCATGCCGATCAAGGAAGCTATTGACTATATGAAATACGCCGCAAAGAAGTCCTATCTCAAGAAGGGCGAAGCGATCGTTGAAATGAATTATAAGGCTATTGACGCGGGCGTAGATGCGATAGTAAAGGTTGATATTCCCGAAGCATGGAAGACCATCGCTATTGATAAATGCGTTGATAATGTTGAAGGCAACCGTCCGGAGCTTGTTAAATTCGTAAAGAACATTGTAATTCCTGTATCGAAGATGAACGGCGACAGCCTTCCTGTTTCCGCATTTATCGATCATGTGGACGGTACATTCCCGCAGGGCGCGGCCGCATATGAAAAGCGCGGCGTCGCCGTTGACGTTCCGGAATGGATTCCTGAAAACTGCATACAGTGCAATCAGTGCTCGTATGTCTGCCCGCACGCAACGATCCGTCCTTTTGCAATGGACGCCAATGAAGCGGCAAACGCTCCGGCATCCACAAAGTTTACCGCAAAGATGATCGGAAAAGGATGCGAAAACTATAAATTCAGCATTGCCATCAGCCCGCTCGACTGCATGGGATGCGGTCTCTGCGTCAATATCTGCCCGACTAAACCTGAAAAGAGAGCTCTCAAAATGGTTTCTCAGGAAAGCCAGGCGGATCAACAGACAGCGTTTGATTACGCAGTTGCCAAGGTAGCAAAGAAAGAACTTCCGTTTGCCGAGACTACCGTCAAGGGCAGCCAGTTCAATCAGCCGCTGCTCGAATTCTCAGGCTCCTGCGCAGGATGCGCCGAAACCTCATATGCCCGCTTGATCACACAGCTCTTTGGCGAAAGAATGTATATTTCCAACGCGACCGGATGCAGCTCCATTTGGGGCGGCAGTGCGCCCGCCACTCCTTATACCGTCAATCGTGAAAGCGGAAAAGGTCCGGCATGGGCAAACAGCCTTTTCGAAGACAATGCAGAGCATGGCCTCGGCATTTATCTCGGACAAAAAACCATTCGTGAAAAGTTGATTGGTTATGTAAAAGAGCTTGAAGCCAAATACGAGGACGAGGGAATGAAAGCCATTCTCAGAAAATTCCTCGATACCGCAGACAACGGAAAAGAGAACGAAGGCGCAACCAAGGCTCTTGTGTCAATGCTTCAGGAAAATGTATGTAAGAACGAATGCGATTGCTGCACACTTGAAAAGAAGATTCTCGATGAGAAGGATTATCTCTCAAAGAAATCTGTCTGGATCTTCGGCGGCGACGGATGGGCATACGATATCGGATACGGCGGTCTTGATCACGTTATCGCATCCGGTGAAAACGTCAACATTATGATCTTCGACACTGAGGTGTATTCCAACACCGGCGGACAGGCATCCAAGGCCAGCCAAATCGGTCAGGTCGCTCAGTTTGCGGCAGCCGGCAAGTCCATCGGTAAAAAGGATCTCGCTCAGATTGCGATGAGCTACGGTTATGTTTATGTCGCGCAGATTGCTATGGGCGCAGATATGAACCAGACGATAAAAGCTCTTGCCGAAGCGGAAGCTTATCCGGGTCCGTCGATCGTGATTGGATATTCTCCATGCGAAATGCACGGTATCAAGGGCGGTATGAATAACTGCCAAAGCGAAATGAAACGCGCCGTCGAAGCCGGATATTGGCAACTGTTCAGGTTCAATCCTTCTCTCAAAGCCGAAGGCAAATCTCCCTTCACGCTTGACAGCAAGGAACCGACCGGAAGCTATATCGACTTCATCGAAAGCGAAACACGCTATAGCCGTCTGCAACAGGCGTTCCCCGAAAGAGCCACAGAACTGTTCTCCAAAGCGGAAGCAAACTCCAAGGCAAAATATGAAAGACTCACAAAGCTCGCGGAGCTTTATAAGTAA
- a CDS encoding glucoamylase family protein, with protein MDTNELKQLLINEKNAYISSGSLHDKRIDGRELRLSLDLIRGASVSAAKKRASGIIPNAIEAECSEKFYLFYGSSWDMLQRTDIRPTKKAAAFAESAVRASGGIFEEELYPVFFETLCSSGFFSCADVRSVKNSFVRAFVIYSAEAMEEDDEKKFSLCADSLRACGEYDFTKLTSAFDPCERILRSDADGVFAASDYETRSHILRSITEEALKAGENEEDWLIKLYKDGISPLETAFKPRNGFGYFVILYILSAAVFVTELLLLLAGGLYFSGTVVSLLTIPLCVISAKTVADHIYSRLIPARPIPRLNASHICAHIDEMRVVTVTTAVCGSKKDAEELIKRAEMNYLSSEEAGEKTGCSFFGLLIDFPESNNAYSEKDDETLALLKEGISRLNRQFGEAFCLFWRKRIFDETDKVWRGYERKRGALGELIRYLSGRDDTTIESLGEKRLENIKYLITLDADTEMMFMSVYSLVGAMAHPLNRPKISDAGGIKYVNGGYAIMQPKISPALFSSAKTPFSLLQCGAGGADIYHTASFDLYQSLFDRGVFCGKGIIDIGAAAEVLDGLFKPGTVLSHDIPEGAFLSAAKLTDVSFFDSVPSDTVSYLKRSHRWTRGDIQNLCFTGRKLRNKDGKTVINPISKVYRHVMRMNVVNSLAPAFSAFILIISLILPPREAAICALFALLPYLLPVIDAFVSQLAGSGAEPFFRRFFVSAISGAYRALLNMLYRISALFASGVNSVDAAFRSIWRMGVSHRRLLEWHTFASSEKRRGAATYLKNYVSSIAFGAVIALVSPLFTVKLCGILCAAFPTVAYIASLPYIKKKTVSSGDTAIAEYAADMWKFFDENVGPQTGHLPPDNVSLSPVRAVAMRTSPTNIGMYLVSCAAAADFGIISWDDAASRALKALKTVLKLKKYKGHLYNWYSLETFEPIGGGYVSSVDSGNLIACLISLASALKDNSHSAESKEAVQIAYEMRANADFGVFRDSRRALVSLGIDSRTDKCDKILYDKFMSESRLAVYIAVADRDIQKRYWFAMERTLISSGMYLGAAAWSGTAFEFFMPRLFLPTYENSFTDEALKFAYNEQSLYRVTPPYASSAFSQGVFGISESGYFAFDSEFNYQYRAFGVPALSISKAPGSMSPVISPYSSFLMLPEAKSSVLYNLRRLKKLGMYGKYGFYEAYDCDRDRTGGAAIISCYMAHHIGMSMTAAANAVFGDVFVKRFMADDMMRSASLLLAERVPTDAPVYRLSRRYHTHIPSPVLTARRAASGVGGYEPADPALPRLWIFGGSGTILYAPDNGNVRAYLRSRSLGTVAVCRPAHGQYTLSGAIILYTGSGSNFISSSTQPGSNDEVKCREDIAGISIKKNLNNTGADAVFSFSAMSSAQAFILTASGSGKGGKAEICAMSFDAALCQDKEFYSHPAFASLFISIESPRRGVYTAVKRRKSDRSVESACTFGAIAINGIAIIDDELFCGDEIIRASGISALLPTTVRAADKTFPFYPVRPHIMIKCHAPEVKFVLACGNTASDSLYNYDRAYAYLEKDKIVCETEHRRPCRVISGSRGTEMREMLEATTYALTHFRVITGKSDSVGTLMEKRMLWSFGISGDLPIELISVPTTESTGLSLNEEAAVISAIRIKKECALIGHIYDLVILIREKITYSSPVSSAVRGIISDEKCDHLMNVKGGIFVITSESGDTEKLLQSAAIYSAGKKTALRPAVLNLRKKGSDDGGSFFITEYGNTDGFSCDKFIFDKKAENSGAWAHVIAVPGFGTVMTATSLGYTWRSNSQQQCLTMRSGGLWGDDEISEKLYLCFDGDAYDLIKLSSRVVYSCGLAEYFGQADDISYKVSVTVSQKCMFKMIRVALKSNKQNSVKLIYSFNPSLGSSPEGVVTFIDKASYAVYERTLSTSINHGGLFLKAPDNSEYFGSGAIAGCGAGVSTQLKIKEDASAAAVFYLGSCEAETSGLSERHIKYLDSITGASVFGHVLAETRNFLLGFLPQNTPVDSVGTMAGSEANAYLCFRSFWVSYQAVVCRFFARSGLIQSSGAYGFRDQLQDCLLFIEKRPEYAARMILRAASHQFIKGDVMHWFHIMHTSEGNPVSAGIRTMCSDDYMWLIYCACEYIEKTGDSSLLETKAPFLSAPPLTNVETERYIVCTERNSSASVLDHLTSAAELFIERGVGTHMLPLMFGGDWNDGMDMVGRNGGESVWLAFFGALCLQRLSKVLVLDDPAKAKKYHLYAMELLDSADKAYNGKWYGRAYHGNGEAVGFDLSLSSECSIDLIPQVFAAFCYAEIPEYRNKESLRRAESALISAYDCLSGPGMCSLKLFTLPFSETTDKNPGYICAYPPGVRENGGQYTHASVWLALAFLRLSEYVNPSLKFGEMSERILYSLSPTRSMFCCPGYRMEPYVLCGDVYSGPFREGRGGWSWYTGAAGWMARTFGLSDEIRKKGKTPSNKPFKF; from the coding sequence ATGGACACAAACGAATTAAAACAGCTTTTAATAAACGAAAAAAATGCTTATATCTCGTCCGGCTCACTACATGATAAACGAATCGACGGACGAGAACTCCGGCTTTCGCTCGACCTTATACGCGGCGCATCGGTCTCCGCCGCAAAAAAGCGTGCATCGGGAATTATTCCCAATGCAATAGAGGCGGAATGCTCAGAAAAATTTTATTTATTTTACGGATCGTCGTGGGATATGCTTCAGAGAACCGATATCCGGCCTACAAAAAAGGCCGCGGCTTTTGCTGAAAGCGCGGTGCGTGCTTCCGGCGGAATTTTTGAAGAAGAGCTGTATCCTGTTTTTTTTGAAACGCTTTGTTCTTCCGGCTTTTTTTCATGCGCGGATGTCCGATCGGTAAAAAACTCGTTTGTCCGCGCCTTTGTTATATATTCGGCGGAAGCGATGGAAGAAGACGATGAAAAAAAGTTTTCATTGTGCGCTGATTCACTCAGAGCTTGCGGCGAATACGACTTTACAAAGCTCACCTCTGCGTTCGACCCATGCGAGAGAATACTGCGTTCCGATGCCGACGGAGTTTTCGCGGCTTCGGATTACGAAACACGCTCCCATATTCTGAGGAGTATAACGGAAGAAGCTTTAAAAGCGGGTGAGAATGAAGAAGATTGGCTTATCAAGCTGTATAAAGACGGTATTTCACCGCTTGAAACTGCATTTAAACCGCGAAACGGCTTCGGGTATTTTGTTATTCTGTACATTCTGTCCGCCGCCGTGTTTGTTACGGAGCTATTGCTGCTTTTAGCGGGCGGTTTGTATTTTTCAGGCACGGTTGTTTCTTTGCTCACAATACCGCTTTGTGTGATATCGGCGAAAACCGTTGCCGATCATATATACTCGCGTCTTATTCCGGCGCGTCCGATTCCGCGCCTCAACGCGTCGCATATCTGTGCGCATATCGACGAAATGCGTGTTGTTACAGTGACTACCGCGGTATGTGGAAGCAAAAAGGACGCGGAGGAGCTTATAAAACGCGCCGAGATGAATTATTTGTCTTCGGAAGAAGCGGGAGAAAAAACAGGCTGTTCTTTTTTCGGACTTCTTATTGATTTTCCGGAATCAAATAATGCTTATTCTGAAAAAGACGATGAAACGCTTGCTTTGTTGAAGGAAGGCATATCTCGCCTAAACAGACAATTTGGAGAAGCTTTTTGCCTGTTTTGGAGAAAACGGATATTTGATGAAACCGATAAAGTCTGGCGCGGATACGAGCGCAAACGCGGAGCTTTGGGCGAACTGATCAGATATCTGAGCGGCCGTGACGACACAACGATCGAATCGTTGGGAGAGAAAAGACTTGAAAACATAAAATACCTGATTACACTGGACGCAGATACTGAAATGATGTTCATGTCGGTATATTCACTCGTCGGCGCTATGGCTCATCCTCTCAATCGTCCTAAAATATCCGATGCGGGCGGCATAAAATACGTTAATGGCGGGTATGCGATAATGCAGCCGAAAATTTCTCCGGCATTATTTTCGTCTGCAAAAACACCTTTTTCTTTGCTCCAATGCGGAGCTGGCGGAGCGGATATATACCATACAGCTTCTTTCGATTTGTATCAGAGCCTGTTTGACCGTGGTGTTTTCTGCGGGAAAGGGATAATTGATATCGGTGCGGCGGCGGAGGTTTTGGACGGCTTATTTAAACCGGGAACAGTTTTAAGCCATGACATTCCGGAAGGTGCGTTTTTGTCCGCCGCGAAGCTGACAGACGTATCCTTTTTCGATTCTGTACCATCTGATACGGTTTCATATTTGAAACGTTCTCACAGATGGACACGCGGCGACATACAAAATTTGTGTTTCACAGGCAGGAAGCTTCGGAATAAGGACGGTAAAACAGTTATAAATCCGATATCGAAGGTTTACCGGCATGTTATGCGGATGAATGTTGTCAATTCGCTCGCTCCCGCTTTTTCAGCTTTCATTCTTATCATTTCACTTATACTTCCTCCGCGTGAAGCTGCGATATGCGCGCTTTTCGCGTTGCTGCCTTATTTGTTGCCTGTTATAGACGCATTCGTTTCTCAGCTTGCCGGTTCCGGAGCAGAGCCGTTTTTCAGAAGATTTTTTGTGTCTGCAATTTCCGGTGCATACCGCGCTCTTTTGAATATGTTGTACCGCATTTCAGCTCTCTTTGCCTCAGGAGTCAATTCCGTTGACGCAGCTTTTAGAAGCATATGGCGCATGGGAGTATCTCACAGGCGTCTTTTAGAATGGCATACCTTTGCTTCAAGCGAAAAAAGGCGCGGAGCGGCGACATATCTCAAAAATTATGTTTCATCAATAGCTTTCGGAGCGGTTATCGCCCTGGTTTCTCCTCTTTTCACCGTAAAATTATGCGGCATACTCTGCGCGGCGTTTCCGACTGTCGCTTATATCGCTTCACTGCCTTATATTAAAAAGAAAACAGTCTCCTCCGGCGATACCGCGATTGCGGAATATGCGGCGGATATGTGGAAGTTTTTTGATGAGAATGTCGGGCCGCAAACCGGACATCTGCCGCCCGACAATGTATCGTTATCGCCTGTCCGCGCCGTCGCGATGAGAACATCACCCACGAATATCGGAATGTATCTTGTTTCCTGTGCTGCCGCTGCGGATTTCGGTATTATTTCCTGGGACGACGCGGCATCCAGAGCTTTAAAAGCGCTTAAAACTGTATTAAAGCTTAAGAAATATAAGGGGCATCTCTATAACTGGTATTCGCTCGAAACATTTGAACCGATAGGAGGCGGATATGTTTCTTCTGTGGATAGCGGAAATTTAATCGCATGTCTTATCTCTCTCGCATCGGCGCTGAAAGACAATTCTCATTCTGCCGAATCGAAGGAAGCCGTGCAAATCGCATATGAAATGAGAGCAAATGCTGATTTCGGCGTTTTTCGTGATTCAAGACGTGCTCTCGTTTCTCTGGGAATTGACTCACGCACGGATAAATGTGACAAAATTCTCTATGATAAATTCATGAGCGAATCCCGGCTTGCGGTATATATCGCTGTCGCAGACCGCGACATTCAAAAAAGATATTGGTTTGCAATGGAAAGAACGCTTATATCCTCCGGTATGTATCTCGGGGCTGCTGCATGGTCAGGCACCGCATTTGAGTTTTTCATGCCAAGGCTTTTTCTGCCGACATATGAGAACAGTTTTACTGACGAAGCGCTTAAATTCGCGTATAACGAACAGTCGCTTTACAGAGTTACCCCGCCATATGCTTCTTCGGCATTTTCACAAGGCGTCTTCGGAATAAGCGAAAGCGGATATTTCGCCTTTGATTCAGAATTCAACTATCAATATCGCGCATTCGGCGTTCCCGCGCTTTCAATATCCAAGGCGCCGGGGAGCATGAGCCCGGTCATATCGCCTTATTCGTCGTTTCTGATGCTGCCTGAGGCCAAATCATCGGTTCTTTATAATTTAAGAAGACTTAAAAAGCTCGGTATGTATGGGAAATACGGTTTTTACGAGGCATACGACTGTGATCGGGACAGAACCGGAGGCGCCGCCATAATTTCATGTTACATGGCGCATCATATCGGAATGTCGATGACGGCGGCGGCAAACGCGGTTTTCGGAGATGTATTCGTAAAAAGGTTTATGGCGGACGACATGATGAGGAGCGCGTCGCTTTTATTGGCCGAAAGAGTACCTACAGACGCGCCTGTATACCGTTTGTCTCGCCGTTATCACACACATATTCCATCACCGGTATTGACCGCGAGACGGGCAGCTTCGGGCGTAGGAGGGTATGAACCCGCAGATCCGGCTTTGCCTCGGCTTTGGATTTTCGGCGGGAGCGGAACAATACTTTACGCGCCGGATAACGGAAATGTACGGGCATATCTGCGCAGCCGCTCTCTCGGTACAGTGGCTGTATGTCGTCCTGCACACGGTCAGTATACATTGTCAGGCGCTATTATATTGTATACGGGTTCCGGATCGAATTTTATTTCGTCCTCCACCCAGCCCGGTTCTAACGATGAAGTGAAGTGCAGAGAAGATATTGCAGGTATATCGATAAAAAAGAATTTAAATAATACGGGAGCGGACGCGGTGTTTTCATTTTCGGCAATGTCAAGCGCACAGGCCTTCATTTTAACCGCTTCCGGCTCGGGAAAGGGCGGCAAAGCGGAGATATGTGCGATGAGCTTTGACGCTGCTCTCTGCCAGGATAAAGAATTTTATTCTCATCCCGCTTTCGCGTCGCTTTTTATTTCAATTGAATCTCCGCGCCGGGGAGTTTATACAGCTGTTAAAAGACGCAAAAGCGACAGGAGCGTCGAATCCGCTTGCACTTTTGGTGCTATTGCCATAAACGGCATCGCCATTATAGATGATGAATTGTTTTGCGGAGACGAAATAATACGTGCTTCAGGAATTTCGGCGCTGCTTCCCACGACAGTCAGAGCAGCGGATAAAACATTCCCGTTTTATCCGGTCAGACCGCATATAATGATTAAGTGCCATGCTCCGGAAGTAAAATTCGTGTTAGCCTGCGGTAATACAGCGTCAGACTCTTTATATAATTATGACCGCGCGTACGCTTATCTGGAAAAGGATAAGATTGTATGTGAGACGGAACATCGGCGTCCCTGCCGCGTGATATCCGGGTCGCGCGGTACGGAAATGCGTGAAATGCTCGAAGCCACAACATATGCTCTCACGCATTTCCGCGTCATAACCGGAAAGAGTGATTCGGTCGGTACGCTTATGGAAAAAAGGATGCTCTGGAGCTTCGGGATATCAGGAGATTTGCCGATAGAATTAATCAGTGTGCCTACCACGGAAAGCACAGGGCTCAGCTTGAACGAAGAAGCTGCGGTTATATCTGCTATCAGAATAAAAAAAGAATGCGCGCTTATAGGTCATATTTATGATCTTGTGATTCTTATTCGCGAAAAGATCACATATTCATCTCCCGTTTCATCTGCTGTGAGAGGGATCATATCCGATGAAAAATGTGATCATCTCATGAATGTCAAGGGTGGAATTTTTGTTATCACCTCAGAATCCGGTGATACGGAAAAGCTTTTACAATCCGCGGCGATATACAGCGCCGGTAAAAAAACCGCTCTGCGGCCTGCTGTACTGAATTTGCGAAAAAAAGGATCCGACGACGGCGGAAGCTTTTTTATAACTGAATACGGTAATACAGACGGCTTTTCATGCGATAAATTTATCTTTGATAAAAAAGCCGAAAACAGCGGAGCATGGGCTCATGTAATCGCTGTTCCGGGCTTCGGGACAGTGATGACAGCGACATCGCTCGGTTACACATGGCGATCCAATTCACAGCAGCAATGCCTAACCATGCGTTCCGGCGGTCTCTGGGGAGACGATGAAATTTCGGAGAAGCTTTATTTATGTTTTGACGGCGATGCGTATGATCTTATAAAGCTGTCATCACGTGTCGTGTATTCCTGCGGGCTGGCGGAATACTTTGGACAGGCGGACGACATATCGTACAAGGTTTCAGTGACTGTTTCGCAGAAATGCATGTTTAAAATGATTCGAGTCGCGCTGAAATCAAATAAACAAAATTCTGTAAAGCTTATTTATTCCTTCAATCCTTCTCTCGGTTCCTCGCCCGAAGGAGTCGTGACCTTTATTGATAAAGCTTCATATGCGGTATACGAAAGAACTCTGTCAACCTCAATTAATCACGGCGGATTGTTTTTAAAAGCACCTGATAATTCCGAATATTTCGGTTCAGGAGCGATAGCCGGATGCGGTGCCGGCGTATCAACTCAACTTAAAATTAAAGAGGATGCATCGGCCGCAGCCGTCTTTTATCTGGGTTCATGCGAGGCGGAGACGTCCGGATTAAGCGAAAGGCATATCAAATACCTTGATTCTATTACCGGTGCTTCGGTTTTCGGACATGTTCTGGCGGAAACAAGAAACTTTTTACTCGGATTTCTACCGCAGAACACGCCTGTTGATTCTGTCGGAACCATGGCAGGTTCGGAAGCAAACGCTTATCTTTGCTTTCGCAGCTTCTGGGTTTCATATCAGGCAGTCGTATGCCGCTTTTTTGCGCGTTCGGGTTTGATTCAGTCGAGCGGGGCGTACGGTTTCCGTGATCAGCTTCAGGATTGCCTTTTGTTTATCGAAAAACGTCCGGAATACGCGGCACGCATGATATTACGTGCGGCTTCACATCAGTTTATCAAAGGCGACGTAATGCACTGGTTTCATATTATGCATACATCCGAAGGGAATCCGGTATCCGCGGGGATCAGGACGATGTGTTCGGATGATTATATGTGGCTTATTTACTGCGCCTGTGAATATATCGAGAAGACGGGAGACAGTTCTTTGCTGGAAACAAAAGCGCCATTTTTATCTGCTCCGCCGCTTACAAACGTTGAAACGGAAAGATATATTGTCTGTACTGAAAGAAATTCTTCCGCTTCAGTTTTGGATCATCTCACGTCGGCGGCTGAATTATTTATCGAGCGCGGTGTCGGAACTCATATGCTTCCTCTCATGTTTGGCGGAGATTGGAATGACGGAATGGATATGGTCGGACGAAATGGCGGAGAAAGCGTATGGCTTGCGTTTTTCGGAGCGCTTTGTCTTCAAAGACTGTCAAAAGTCCTTGTGTTGGACGATCCGGCAAAGGCAAAAAAATACCATTTATATGCTATGGAGCTGCTTGACAGCGCCGATAAAGCATATAACGGCAAATGGTACGGCAGGGCATATCACGGTAACGGTGAAGCGGTAGGCTTCGATCTGTCTTTATCGTCGGAATGTTCGATCGACCTTATTCCTCAGGTTTTCGCGGCATTCTGTTATGCCGAAATTCCGGAATACAGAAATAAGGAATCGCTTCGTAGAGCGGAAAGTGCGTTAATTAGTGCATATGACTGTCTTTCCGGTCCCGGTATGTGTTCGTTAAAGCTTTTTACGCTTCCTTTTTCGGAAACGACTGATAAAAATCCCGGTTATATCTGCGCTTATCCGCCCGGAGTGCGTGAAAACGGAGGACAATATACTCATGCATCAGTGTGGCTCGCGCTTGCTTTTCTGAGGCTTTCGGAATATGTAAACCCATCTTTAAAATTCGGGGAGATGTCCGAACGTATTTTATACTCGCTCTCACCGACAAGGTCGATGTTTTGCTGTCCCGGATACCGGATGGAGCCGTATGTACTTTGCGGCGATGTATATTCCGGACCATTCAGAGAGGGAAGAGGAGGCTGGAGCTGGTATACGGGCGCCGCCGGATGGATGGCAAGGACTTTTGGGCTTTCTGATGAAATTCGAAAAAAAGGCAAAACACCAAGCAACAAGCCGTTTAAATTCTAA